From the Primulina tabacum isolate GXHZ01 chromosome 15, ASM2559414v2, whole genome shotgun sequence genome, one window contains:
- the LOC142526961 gene encoding L-ascorbate oxidase homolog isoform X2, which yields MGILINGQFPGPQIDCVTNDNLIINIFNYLNEPFLISWNGLQQRKNSWQDGVYGTTCPIPPGKNFTYVLQPKDQIGSYFYFPSLALHKAAGGYGSIKISSRPLIPVPFPPPAGDYTVLAGDWFKRTHRQLKYFLDGGHNLPFPDGLIINGHGWNGYTFTVDPGKTYRFRISNVGVKTSINFRIEGHTMKLVEVEGSHTLQNTYSSLDVFVGQSYSVLISTNQPAKDYYITVSSRFTPTVLTTTAVLHYSDSATKVSGLPPSGPTSDVAWSLNQARSIRWNLTASGPRPNPQGSYHYGMIKPARTIILANSAPVINGKQRYAVNSVSYVSPNTPLKLADYFKIGGVFSVGSIPEKPSWKSAYLGTSVMHADFRSFVEIVFQNWEDAVQSWHIDGYSFFVVGMDGGQWTEASRASYNYRDTVARCTTQVYPNSWTAIYVALDNVGMWNIRSENWERQYLGQQFYLRVYTSSNSLRDEYGIPRNAILCGRARGRPLI from the exons ATG GGAATTCTGATAAATGGGCAGTTTCCAGGGCCTCAGATTGACTGTGTCACCAACGATAACTTGATAATAAACATTTTCAACTACTTGAATGAGCCATTTCTCATTTCTTG GAACGGGTTACAACAAAGAAAAAACTCGTGGCAAGATGGAGTATATGGCACCACTTGCCCAATCCCGCCTGGAAAAAACTTCACTTACGTACTTCAACCAAAGGACCAAATCGGCAGCTACTTCTACTTCCCTTCACTTGCTCTCCATAAGGCTGCTGGAGGCTATGGGAGCATCAAGATTTCCAGCCGTCCTCTTATCCCTGTACCTTTCCCCCCTCCAGCTGGAGATTATACTGTTCTTGCTGGGGATTGGTTCAAACGAACCCACAGA CAACTGAAGTATTTCTTGGACGGAGGTCATAATCTTCCCTTCCCTGATGGCCTTATTATTAACGGTCATGGTTGGAATGGATATACCTTCACGGTAGATCCAG GAAAAACATACAGGTTCAGAATATCAAATGTTGGAGTTAAAACTTCCATTAATTTTAGAATCGAGGGACACACCATGAAACTGGTAGAGGTTGAAGGATCTCACACGCTCCAGAATACATACTCCTCACTCGACGTCTTCGTAGGGCAATCTTACTCGGTTTTGATCTCAACAAACCAACCAGCGAAGGACTATTACATTACCGTGTCTTCACGTTTCACCCCCACAGTACTTACCACCACTGCTGTTCTGCATTACAGTGACTCAGCCACCAAAGTTTCTGGTTTACCCCCTAGTGGACCTACCTCCGACGTTGCCTGGTCTCTGAACCAGGCCAGATCAATTCG TTGGAATCTAACGGCAAGTGGGCCGAGACCTAATCCACAAGGCTCTTACCATTACGGAATGATCAAACCTGCCAGGACCATCATTTTAGCTAATTCAGCTCCAGTTATCAATGGAAAACAGAGATATGCGGTCAATAGCGTGTCATACGTTTCTCCAAACACCCCACTGAAGTTGGCCGATTATTTCAAGATTGGAGGGGTTTTCAGTGTGGGAAGCATCCCTGAAAAACCATCCTGGAAAAGTGCGTATTTGGGTACCTCCGTCATGCATGCGGATTTTCGATCTTTTGTAGAAATCGTGTTCCAAAACTGGGAAGATGCCGTCCAATCTTGGCACATCGATGGATATTCCTTCTTCGTAGTTGG AATGGATGGTGGACAGTGGACTGAAGCGAGCAGAGCAAGTTATAATTACAGAGACACGGTTGCTCGTTGCACAACCCAG GTGTACCCGAACTCTTGGACGGCCATTTATGTAGCTCTGGACAACGTGGGAATGTGGAATATAAGATCAGAGAACTGGGAAAGACAGTATTTGGGTCAGCAATTCTACTTGAGAGTTTACACCTCTTCCAACTCATTGAGAGACGAGTATGGAATACCAAGAAATGCTATCCTCTGTGGTAGAGCAAGAGGCCGTCCTTTAATTTAG
- the LOC142526961 gene encoding L-ascorbate oxidase homolog isoform X1, with the protein MTRGYSGVCFLVFILAVLLGLLDVNGDNPYRFYTWKISYGDIFPLGIEQQGILINGQFPGPQIDCVTNDNLIINIFNYLNEPFLISWNGLQQRKNSWQDGVYGTTCPIPPGKNFTYVLQPKDQIGSYFYFPSLALHKAAGGYGSIKISSRPLIPVPFPPPAGDYTVLAGDWFKRTHRQLKYFLDGGHNLPFPDGLIINGHGWNGYTFTVDPGKTYRFRISNVGVKTSINFRIEGHTMKLVEVEGSHTLQNTYSSLDVFVGQSYSVLISTNQPAKDYYITVSSRFTPTVLTTTAVLHYSDSATKVSGLPPSGPTSDVAWSLNQARSIRWNLTASGPRPNPQGSYHYGMIKPARTIILANSAPVINGKQRYAVNSVSYVSPNTPLKLADYFKIGGVFSVGSIPEKPSWKSAYLGTSVMHADFRSFVEIVFQNWEDAVQSWHIDGYSFFVVGMDGGQWTEASRASYNYRDTVARCTTQVYPNSWTAIYVALDNVGMWNIRSENWERQYLGQQFYLRVYTSSNSLRDEYGIPRNAILCGRARGRPLI; encoded by the exons ATGACGAGAGGGTACAGTGGTGTGTGCTTTCTCGTATTCATTCTTGCTGTGCTGCTTGGTTTACTAGACGTGAATGGTGACAACCCTTACAGATTTTACACTTGGAAAATTTCTTATGGTGATATTTTTCCACTGGGAATCGAGCAACAA GGAATTCTGATAAATGGGCAGTTTCCAGGGCCTCAGATTGACTGTGTCACCAACGATAACTTGATAATAAACATTTTCAACTACTTGAATGAGCCATTTCTCATTTCTTG GAACGGGTTACAACAAAGAAAAAACTCGTGGCAAGATGGAGTATATGGCACCACTTGCCCAATCCCGCCTGGAAAAAACTTCACTTACGTACTTCAACCAAAGGACCAAATCGGCAGCTACTTCTACTTCCCTTCACTTGCTCTCCATAAGGCTGCTGGAGGCTATGGGAGCATCAAGATTTCCAGCCGTCCTCTTATCCCTGTACCTTTCCCCCCTCCAGCTGGAGATTATACTGTTCTTGCTGGGGATTGGTTCAAACGAACCCACAGA CAACTGAAGTATTTCTTGGACGGAGGTCATAATCTTCCCTTCCCTGATGGCCTTATTATTAACGGTCATGGTTGGAATGGATATACCTTCACGGTAGATCCAG GAAAAACATACAGGTTCAGAATATCAAATGTTGGAGTTAAAACTTCCATTAATTTTAGAATCGAGGGACACACCATGAAACTGGTAGAGGTTGAAGGATCTCACACGCTCCAGAATACATACTCCTCACTCGACGTCTTCGTAGGGCAATCTTACTCGGTTTTGATCTCAACAAACCAACCAGCGAAGGACTATTACATTACCGTGTCTTCACGTTTCACCCCCACAGTACTTACCACCACTGCTGTTCTGCATTACAGTGACTCAGCCACCAAAGTTTCTGGTTTACCCCCTAGTGGACCTACCTCCGACGTTGCCTGGTCTCTGAACCAGGCCAGATCAATTCG TTGGAATCTAACGGCAAGTGGGCCGAGACCTAATCCACAAGGCTCTTACCATTACGGAATGATCAAACCTGCCAGGACCATCATTTTAGCTAATTCAGCTCCAGTTATCAATGGAAAACAGAGATATGCGGTCAATAGCGTGTCATACGTTTCTCCAAACACCCCACTGAAGTTGGCCGATTATTTCAAGATTGGAGGGGTTTTCAGTGTGGGAAGCATCCCTGAAAAACCATCCTGGAAAAGTGCGTATTTGGGTACCTCCGTCATGCATGCGGATTTTCGATCTTTTGTAGAAATCGTGTTCCAAAACTGGGAAGATGCCGTCCAATCTTGGCACATCGATGGATATTCCTTCTTCGTAGTTGG AATGGATGGTGGACAGTGGACTGAAGCGAGCAGAGCAAGTTATAATTACAGAGACACGGTTGCTCGTTGCACAACCCAG GTGTACCCGAACTCTTGGACGGCCATTTATGTAGCTCTGGACAACGTGGGAATGTGGAATATAAGATCAGAGAACTGGGAAAGACAGTATTTGGGTCAGCAATTCTACTTGAGAGTTTACACCTCTTCCAACTCATTGAGAGACGAGTATGGAATACCAAGAAATGCTATCCTCTGTGGTAGAGCAAGAGGCCGTCCTTTAATTTAG
- the LOC142526370 gene encoding uncharacterized protein LOC142526370 produces MADVVQFKLERMLDELDDLERRGLFSRREIAEIVKRRRKFEYRLKRPSPLKQDFLVYIDYEKNLEALRLLRKKSLSNKSGGKKSKKSVSDYAGVSRILEIYRLATNRFKGDIELWFQYLEFCKERGNGRMKKALAQLVRFHPKVPGVWIYAAAWEFDQNLNVSAARSLMQNGLRVCPASEDLWIEYIRMELTYLNKLKARKVALGEDEGTLTRDQRGVDEKQWRDENKELFMAFNEPGEDDKTSALQDGESMGKIDLFREQGLNILQTVYGAAILALPTSFSLRTRLLEILEAIDLPLSDDTQKKILNDMKKEFSKDPRYWDWLARVEIGGVKGINPEQLGKAIQVYEEGLKFLPSASMFNVYVKFLMDAASDEGGNREANIFLTMHGHAIELVSHLETVFEKAENLCCMTEDLACLHVSFLLQLRKFDEAKRLVERLCSGKFSNAVHLWTLRLSIEMRHMQAMTLSPNEADQPYIFELLSNVLVKVSILEAENIWVMGLKYLANQRHYFDKLVDTAVLLLAKYGGTDCGFSLSSTIVNYILQRDGVDRARIMYKRFLALPHPGLAIYRKCIELEMNLASAGDEVALSNTRKLYESALTTYHQDTSLWQDYHLMEVKMGTSETAAAVRWRAMKVLKNCFSLVSSTNL; encoded by the exons ATGGCGGACGTGGTGCAATTCAAGCTAGAGCGCATGCTCGACGAGCTAGATGATCTAGAGCGGCGCGGATTGTTCAGCCGCAGAGAGATAGCTGAGATTGTCAAGCGCCGACGCAAGTTCGAGTACCGTCTCAAGAGACCTAGCCCCCTGAAGCAAGATTTCTTAGTCTACATCGACTACGAGAAGAATCTCGAAGCCCTCCGTCTCCTTCGTAAAAAATCTCTTTCAAATAAATCCGGCGGTAAAAAGTCGAAGAAGTCAGTGTCCGATTACGCTGGGGTCTCCAGAATTTTAGAAATATATCGGCTTGCAACGAACCGGTTTAAGGGAGACATCGAACTTTGGTTTCAATATTTGGAGTTTTGCAAAGAGCGTGGCAACGGGAGAATGAAGAag GCTCTGGCTCAATTAGTTAGGTTTCATCCAAAAGTGCCTGGTGTTTGGATATATGCTGCTGCCTGGGAATTTGATCAAAATCTGAATGTTTCAGCTGCTCGTTCTCTGATGCAAAATGGTTTGAGAGTATGCCCTGCTTCAGAGGACTTGTGGATAGAGTACATTCGTATGGAACTCACATATCTTAACAAGTTAAAAGCCCGAAAGGTTGCATTAGGAGAGGATGAGGGGACCCTGACTCGTGATCAGAGAGGTGTTGATGAGAAACAGTGGAGAGATGAGAACAAGGAGTTGTTTATGGCTTTCAATGAGCCAGGAGAAGATGATAAGACTTCTGCTCTCCAAGACGGTGAATCTATGGGCAAGATTGATTTGTTTAGGGAGCAAGGATTGAACATTCTACAAACTGTTTATGGTGCTGCGATCCTCGCTTTGCCAACATCTTTCAGTCTCAGAACTCGGTTACTAGAGATATTGGAAGCCATAGATCTGCCTCTTTCAGATGATACACAAAAGAAAATACTCAATGACATGAAAAAGGAATTTTCAAAAGACCCGCGGTACTGGGATTGGCTTGCAAGGGTTGAAATAGGTGGCGTCAAAGGAATAAATCCTGAACAGTTGGGAAAGGCGATCCAG GTTTACGAGGAGGGTTTGAAATTTCTACCATCAGCTTCGATGTTCAATGTTTATGTAAAATTCCTCATGGATGCAGCCAGTGATGAAGGGGGCAATAGAGAAGCAAACATTTTCTTAACCATGCATGGTCATGcgattgaacttgtttcacatCTTGAAACAGTATTTGAGAAGGCTGAGAACCTTTGCTGCATGACAGAAGATCTTGCTTGCCTGCATGTTTCGTTCTTATTGCAGCTAAGAAAGTTTGATGAAGCTAAAAGGCTGGTTGAAAGACTTTGCTCCGGAAAATTTTCAAATGCGGTGCATTTATGGACCTTACGTCTCTCCATAGAAATGAGACATATGCAGGCCATGACTCTCTCTCCTAACGAGGCTGATCAACCATATATCTTTGAACTCCTTAGCAATGTTTTGGTGAAAGTTAGCATTTTAGAAGCAGAAAACATCTGGGTTATG GGACTAAAATATTTGGCAAACCAGAGACATTATTTTGACAAGCTTGTGGATACTGCAGTGCTTTTATTGGCCAAATATGGTGGAACCGATTGTGGGTTCTCTCTCTCATCAACAATTGTAAATTACATTCTTCAAAGGGATGGAGTTGATAGAGCGAGAATTATGTATAAGCG ATTTCTTGCCCTACCACATCCTGGACTTGCCATATACAGAAAATGTATTGAGCTAGAAATGAATCTTGCATCTGCTGGGGACGAAGTGGCTCTTTCAAATACTCGGAAATTGTATGAATCTGCACTTACAACTTACCATCAGGACACAAGCCTGTGGCAAGACTATCATTTGATGGAGGTTAAG ATGGGAACCTCGGAAACTGCAGCGGCTGTCCGTTGGCGGGCTATGAAAGTGCTCAAAAATTGTTTTTCACTTGTTTCTTCTACAAATCTGTGA